A genomic stretch from Chitinophaga agri includes:
- a CDS encoding DUF4221 family protein, protein MFNFVSRPFCAVLCMALCACNQPNDKRAQNNDRNNIGTWKLVKDGDLKIPVDSISPNTTYVNVDYFKHLDSNYIAVTDQRNNNLNIYNLDSKRLSKRIHFETEGRNGIGHFYIADFKSFDSILVRGDDHHTLYLMDSSGKRLTSYELKLPGFDQSRELWFSVNNKPIILNDQIFGVMNLKVKSDKYVFTDLPVYHYSLKEAKVQLVKQIRFPADYMNPKDNWAPYHWEPSVCRYRNGIAYSFPIGDSVYAYNPNDEKVTAHYVPGVAGYQPAPSIKEPSMEELNNGAKNAYLNYLLRYDPYQNVFYRFVFRPVEKDEKYMDYFSAMLDKPITVQILDADDFSVKGETDLKAKIHYFRDFFIGQDGLYISNNHSANPENSEGFISYSKFKIVK, encoded by the coding sequence ATGTTTAATTTTGTTTCCCGACCCTTCTGCGCTGTTTTGTGCATGGCGCTGTGTGCCTGTAATCAGCCTAATGACAAGCGTGCTCAGAACAATGACCGCAATAACATTGGCACCTGGAAGCTCGTTAAAGACGGTGACCTGAAGATACCTGTAGATTCCATCAGTCCTAATACTACATACGTCAACGTTGACTACTTCAAACATCTGGACTCTAACTACATTGCGGTTACCGATCAACGTAACAATAATCTAAATATTTACAACCTGGATTCCAAACGTCTGAGTAAACGAATCCATTTTGAAACTGAAGGCCGAAACGGGATCGGGCATTTTTACATTGCTGATTTCAAAAGTTTTGATTCGATCCTGGTGAGAGGCGATGATCACCACACCTTGTATCTCATGGACAGTTCAGGAAAAAGACTGACATCTTATGAGTTGAAATTGCCTGGATTTGATCAGTCACGCGAATTGTGGTTTTCGGTGAATAATAAGCCGATCATCTTGAACGATCAGATCTTCGGTGTGATGAACCTGAAAGTAAAATCTGATAAGTATGTATTTACAGACCTGCCTGTTTACCATTACAGTCTTAAAGAGGCTAAGGTTCAGCTGGTCAAACAGATCAGGTTTCCGGCTGATTACATGAACCCAAAAGACAACTGGGCACCGTACCATTGGGAGCCATCCGTGTGCAGGTACCGAAATGGAATTGCTTATAGCTTCCCGATTGGCGATTCTGTTTATGCCTACAATCCAAATGATGAGAAAGTCACTGCCCACTATGTGCCAGGTGTAGCAGGCTATCAACCGGCCCCTTCCATCAAAGAGCCTAGCATGGAGGAATTAAACAATGGTGCTAAAAATGCTTACCTGAATTATCTTTTACGTTATGATCCCTATCAAAATGTGTTTTACCGTTTTGTTTTCCGTCCGGTAGAAAAGGATGAAAAGTATATGGATTACTTTAGTGCGATGCTGGACAAGCCGATCACGGTGCAGATCCTCGATGCGGACGATTTTTCTGTGAAAGGTGAAACTGATTTGAAAGCAAAGATCCACTATTTCCGTGATTTTTTCATCGGCCAGGATGGCCTTTACATCAGTAACAACCACAGCGCAAACCCCGAAAATTCCGAAGGCTTTATTTCTTACAGCAAATTTAAAATCGTGAAATAA
- a CDS encoding TlpA family protein disulfide reductase, translating to MTKLIFWLIGFCVYTLPAVLLPGAALHGQQITFISSSGPKVVKLFYAPFLPANQLKSEPLTVTSRETMSLQLEHPVMATLYVDLLKPFTLYIRPEDSLTIEFDESGPVFTGPALYYETKAKQLGYMSASSRTFQLPETMSEKRIFTLVDSFQRVETAYLQQWKHRLPSDFYSREITLIAMQATTAKFIAANKKGLDFSALLKLDSTLRIPMKLPDSADLNYQADFYMYLSFYYFKKSADNDKESYTARLGKALKAMQTDGYTENTLENFLAFWYSFMIPTIGNHSALAEYTVFWQQIVPKVKDMANAVLVQGMLNEKANELNGAAVLKSGSEVPDIAFSDLDGGRVSLSDFKGKWIYLDFWATWCIPCRRDMALKKELGLDKLSDDLLLVNVCAESKHDEWLTAVKKFSPVGVNLYSDLSEKNKLISAYSIKGFPHYVIIGPDGKVAENTALPPSQIIDYLRKKIGR from the coding sequence ATGACAAAATTAATTTTCTGGCTTATAGGATTTTGTGTTTATACTCTCCCTGCTGTTTTACTGCCGGGCGCAGCTTTGCACGGACAGCAGATCACTTTTATATCCAGTTCCGGCCCTAAAGTTGTGAAGTTGTTTTATGCGCCTTTCCTACCTGCAAATCAACTGAAAAGCGAACCGCTTACGGTAACGTCCAGGGAAACAATGAGCCTGCAACTGGAGCACCCGGTCATGGCTACGCTATATGTAGACTTGCTCAAACCATTTACGTTATATATCCGTCCGGAAGATTCGCTCACGATTGAGTTTGATGAATCCGGCCCAGTCTTCACTGGTCCCGCTTTGTACTATGAGACGAAGGCAAAGCAATTAGGCTATATGTCTGCATCTTCCAGAACTTTTCAGCTACCGGAAACGATGTCTGAAAAACGGATATTTACACTTGTCGATAGTTTTCAGCGTGTCGAAACAGCTTACCTGCAACAATGGAAGCATCGACTGCCGTCAGACTTCTATAGCCGGGAAATTACATTGATCGCTATGCAGGCGACAACGGCTAAATTCATTGCTGCCAACAAAAAAGGACTGGACTTCAGTGCATTGTTGAAACTGGACAGCACATTGCGCATACCAATGAAACTGCCAGATAGTGCTGACCTGAACTACCAGGCTGATTTTTATATGTATCTATCATTCTACTACTTTAAAAAGAGCGCAGATAATGATAAGGAAAGCTATACCGCTCGCTTGGGTAAAGCACTGAAGGCGATGCAGACTGATGGCTACACAGAAAATACGCTGGAAAACTTCCTGGCATTTTGGTATTCGTTTATGATACCAACTATAGGCAATCATTCAGCCTTGGCCGAATATACTGTCTTCTGGCAGCAGATTGTACCCAAGGTGAAAGATATGGCCAATGCAGTATTGGTACAGGGAATGCTGAATGAAAAGGCAAATGAATTAAACGGAGCCGCTGTTCTCAAATCCGGCAGCGAAGTACCAGATATTGCTTTCTCAGACTTGGATGGCGGACGTGTATCACTTTCCGATTTCAAAGGCAAGTGGATCTATCTGGATTTCTGGGCTACCTGGTGCATACCCTGCCGCCGTGATATGGCACTGAAAAAGGAATTGGGCCTTGATAAACTATCTGATGATCTACTATTGGTCAATGTGTGTGCAGAAAGTAAACACGATGAATGGCTGACCGCAGTGAAAAAGTTTTCTCCAGTTGGTGTGAACTTATACTCAGATTTATCTGAAAAAAATAAGCTCATTTCGGCTTACTCAATCAAAGGCTTTCCGCATTATGTAATCATTGGACCAGACGGAAAAGTAGCTGAAAACACTGCGCTCCCACCATCACAAATAATTGATTATCTGCGAAAAAAAATAGGTCGTTAA
- a CDS encoding alpha/beta hydrolase, producing MNRILQALVLVTSLSAGCQPRNTQSDIAGSSLYKETDQNLLKLPDGSIVYINHSGNAYALNQVKDGQSMPISTFSHPVFFPFLYNGETAWLTDSCGNELYTSSKANFNRISGNTIDRIYTSNTGRYLIYKKTDEGVFLFDQQTQCETLLEQLTNEFTHLAFDPTDSIASYKDGDDLFILHLPSAITGKLAVPLSGEKFNPCPFAGKIYFACRDTAQFTAIYSCDLSSSEISKVHQTSNELRLPTVTDTSLYFIEIINSQYLLRRKSLTSGKVDQITDRGVVYTYIPGEKQVYYSYADINSTKSLYSYRLDTRTSVPIDSITLFPDLEAKPYVITPGDTVHYQISSNKAISRPGTILFIHPGLHGDYSPRFEPLLYHLANAGYLIICPNYPGSKGYGYDYEHQNPEAAVEMLSKMAQQIRSQTSKPLYLLTSSSGNILAERLLNMEKCQFTAAVSLFGIPGAAPTPKVPVLYLLGENDQQINYGRRKEQLSTAAKKHPISIYSYPCEGHWFRDNASLQDASERIVNHFKRQD from the coding sequence ATGAATAGAATATTACAAGCATTAGTACTGGTCACCAGCCTTTCTGCAGGTTGTCAGCCCAGGAATACCCAATCAGATATAGCTGGAAGTAGCCTTTACAAAGAGACTGACCAAAATCTGTTGAAACTCCCGGACGGCAGCATCGTGTACATAAATCATTCTGGGAATGCTTACGCGCTGAACCAGGTAAAAGATGGGCAGTCGATGCCGATAAGCACGTTTAGCCACCCAGTGTTTTTTCCATTTTTGTACAATGGAGAAACCGCATGGCTGACCGACTCATGCGGCAACGAACTGTATACTTCAAGTAAAGCAAATTTTAACCGCATATCGGGCAATACCATCGACCGCATATACACCAGCAATACCGGCAGGTACCTGATTTATAAAAAGACAGATGAGGGGGTTTTCCTTTTTGACCAGCAGACGCAATGCGAAACCTTACTGGAACAACTCACAAATGAGTTTACGCATCTGGCTTTTGACCCAACTGACAGTATTGCCAGTTACAAGGATGGCGATGATCTGTTTATCTTGCACCTCCCATCTGCAATAACAGGAAAATTAGCTGTTCCATTATCCGGCGAAAAATTCAATCCTTGTCCGTTTGCAGGAAAAATCTATTTTGCTTGTCGGGATACTGCTCAGTTTACGGCCATCTATAGCTGCGACCTTTCAAGCTCCGAAATAAGTAAGGTTCACCAAACCTCCAACGAACTGCGTTTGCCAACTGTTACAGACACTAGCCTGTATTTTATTGAGATCATCAATAGCCAATACCTCTTACGCCGCAAAAGCCTGACCTCCGGAAAGGTTGATCAGATCACGGACAGGGGCGTAGTTTATACCTACATACCAGGAGAAAAACAGGTTTATTATAGTTATGCTGATATTAACAGTACTAAGAGCCTTTATAGTTATCGGTTGGATACACGAACAAGTGTTCCCATAGACAGCATCACCTTGTTTCCAGATCTTGAAGCAAAACCGTATGTAATAACTCCAGGGGATACTGTTCATTATCAAATCTCCAGTAACAAGGCAATTAGTCGGCCAGGGACAATTCTCTTTATTCATCCGGGGTTGCATGGCGATTATTCGCCAAGGTTTGAGCCTTTGTTGTATCATCTGGCTAACGCGGGTTATCTGATTATTTGTCCCAACTATCCTGGTTCAAAAGGTTATGGATATGATTATGAACATCAAAACCCTGAAGCAGCTGTAGAAATGCTGTCCAAAATGGCGCAGCAGATTCGCAGTCAGACCAGCAAACCTTTGTATTTGCTGACCTCCAGTTCGGGCAATATACTGGCAGAGCGGCTGCTTAATATGGAGAAATGCCAATTTACTGCTGCTGTTTCCCTGTTCGGCATTCCAGGAGCAGCACCTACCCCCAAAGTACCGGTGCTGTATCTTTTAGGTGAGAATGATCAGCAAATCAATTATGGCCGCCGTAAGGAACAGCTGAGCACTGCGGCAAAAAAGCATCCAATAAGTATTTACAGCTATCCCTGTGAGGGCCACTGGTTCAGGGATAACGCAAGCCTTCAAGATGCAAGTGAAAGAATCGTTAACCATTTCAAGCGGCAAGATTAG
- the tnpC gene encoding IS66 family transposase, which produces MSTSAEDNDYKQLYESAINKVEQLQHELNQLKKMIFGVRQERFIPADKNQLALDIPTEQSAAVCNVLDAKKVTYVKVVKQDATQARDSRHTIPSHLRREDVIIDPDHIPAGSKHIGTTETEVLEYKPAEIYVVRYIRNKYLLPSANETSSKIIVGPLPTLPVAKSMMGPGLLAQLVVEKICDHLPVHRQQQRLERDGIKLPYSTLSDGFAKTAALITPIYRALVTEVLNADYLQADETSVPVLDKDKKGSTHRGYYWLYQDSINKLLVFDYQPGRGREGPAEMLKDFYGTLQTDAYSAYNSIVDTNNITLIHCLAHARRYFSDAIYSDRERAEYVLEQLQLVYQIERDSRALNHDNEKRAASRQKHSLPILKELGSWMEDQYKQVLPQSPIGKALAYSIKRWDKLCAFVYDGKLHPDNNAAERSIRATVIGRKNYLLAGSHESAKRIAMLYSLIGTCKLHNINPSLWLKDVLMVINDHPINRIKELLPHIWITKQK; this is translated from the coding sequence ATGAGTACGTCAGCAGAAGATAATGATTACAAACAGCTCTATGAGTCTGCCATCAACAAGGTTGAGCAGCTGCAGCATGAATTGAATCAGCTCAAGAAGATGATTTTCGGAGTTCGCCAGGAGCGATTTATTCCCGCAGATAAGAATCAACTGGCACTCGATATTCCAACAGAACAATCTGCTGCTGTTTGCAACGTGTTAGATGCAAAGAAGGTGACTTATGTCAAAGTTGTAAAACAAGATGCGACTCAAGCCAGAGATAGCCGTCATACCATACCATCTCACTTACGAAGAGAAGATGTAATTATAGATCCAGACCATATACCAGCTGGTAGTAAACATATTGGCACCACTGAAACTGAAGTGCTGGAATACAAACCCGCTGAAATTTATGTAGTCCGTTACATCCGTAACAAGTACCTTCTCCCATCTGCGAATGAGACGTCGTCAAAAATTATTGTTGGACCTTTGCCAACATTACCAGTTGCAAAATCGATGATGGGGCCAGGCTTACTGGCTCAACTGGTTGTTGAGAAGATCTGCGATCATCTCCCCGTGCATCGCCAGCAACAACGTCTGGAAAGAGATGGCATAAAGCTACCATACTCAACGCTGAGTGATGGTTTTGCTAAGACAGCTGCGTTAATTACTCCTATTTACAGAGCGCTGGTAACAGAAGTACTCAACGCTGACTATTTGCAGGCTGATGAGACATCGGTACCGGTGCTCGACAAGGATAAGAAAGGGAGCACTCATCGGGGGTATTACTGGCTCTATCAGGATAGTATTAACAAGCTGCTTGTCTTTGATTATCAACCCGGGCGTGGCCGGGAAGGACCCGCAGAAATGCTGAAAGATTTTTATGGTACGCTGCAAACAGACGCTTACTCTGCATATAATAGCATCGTTGATACCAATAATATAACATTGATCCACTGTCTTGCTCATGCAAGAAGGTACTTCTCTGACGCTATTTACAGCGACCGGGAAAGAGCAGAATATGTATTGGAACAGTTACAGCTCGTCTATCAGATTGAACGCGATAGCCGGGCGTTAAATCACGACAATGAAAAACGAGCAGCTTCAAGACAGAAGCACTCCTTACCTATACTGAAGGAATTAGGAAGCTGGATGGAAGACCAATACAAGCAGGTACTTCCACAAAGCCCGATAGGAAAAGCCCTTGCCTATAGTATAAAACGCTGGGATAAACTCTGTGCCTTCGTGTATGATGGAAAGCTACATCCAGATAATAACGCGGCTGAGAGATCTATAAGAGCGACTGTTATAGGCCGAAAGAATTACCTCCTTGCCGGGAGCCATGAATCAGCAAAGCGAATTGCAATGCTCTACAGCCTGATCGGAACCTGTAAACTACATAACATTAATCCCAGCCTTTGGCTAAAGGACGTTTTAATGGTAATTAACGACCATCCTATCAACAGAATCAAAGAGCTCCTACCTCATATCTGGATCACGAAGCAAAAGTAA
- a CDS encoding efflux RND transporter periplasmic adaptor subunit, with protein MFPFKHSAVSYLAGFILATVGLHACNQARSARDSSTDQDTSLVQVSDAITTVKTAEAKRQPFEYHLKTEGKIRAAREQIFISETAGKIAVFAGANGRRYGAGNTIAVLDQALIKMKLERAELSRFNASREYESQLLGYQELLKGRPLEEQDSIRKKLRIATGLAVAEQDIRETREMLNHAIIKAPFNGVLSGVLVQQGSHLSAGERLFTLYTDHDLYVETEVMETDFKILKPGLVCDLLPVSERNAMIKGVVENIDPYVNAHGMVTLRIKIMQSPADARLFPGMHCSALVNARVAEGIVIPKAALVKRNEKPVVFTYANGKAIWNDVSIGHDNGKEVEITGGLKAGEKVIITNNLQLVHESAVKEESQ; from the coding sequence ATGTTCCCATTTAAACATTCGGCTGTAAGTTATCTGGCGGGTTTCATTCTTGCCACCGTTGGTTTGCATGCCTGCAACCAGGCAAGAAGCGCCCGTGATAGTTCTACAGATCAGGATACGTCACTGGTTCAGGTTTCCGATGCAATAACCACCGTGAAAACGGCGGAAGCGAAACGGCAACCTTTTGAGTATCATCTGAAGACAGAAGGCAAAATCAGGGCCGCCCGCGAACAAATTTTCATTTCGGAAACAGCAGGAAAGATAGCTGTCTTTGCAGGTGCTAACGGCAGGCGTTACGGTGCAGGAAATACGATTGCGGTCCTGGATCAGGCATTGATCAAAATGAAGCTGGAACGTGCCGAACTTTCGCGATTCAATGCCAGCAGGGAATACGAAAGCCAGCTCCTTGGCTATCAGGAATTGCTAAAAGGCAGGCCACTGGAAGAACAGGACTCCATCCGGAAGAAATTGCGCATTGCAACCGGGCTGGCTGTCGCTGAACAGGATATCAGGGAGACGAGGGAAATGTTGAATCATGCGATCATAAAAGCACCTTTCAACGGCGTACTGAGTGGTGTTCTCGTGCAGCAGGGTTCGCATTTAAGTGCCGGAGAAAGACTGTTTACACTTTATACAGACCATGACCTCTATGTGGAAACTGAAGTAATGGAAACAGACTTTAAAATTTTGAAACCCGGCCTTGTCTGTGATCTGCTTCCGGTATCTGAACGGAATGCGATGATAAAGGGAGTTGTTGAAAATATTGATCCCTATGTGAATGCGCATGGCATGGTCACGCTGCGGATAAAGATCATGCAGTCTCCTGCGGACGCAAGGCTTTTCCCCGGCATGCACTGCTCTGCTCTGGTAAATGCGCGGGTAGCTGAAGGCATTGTAATTCCTAAAGCGGCATTGGTAAAGCGTAATGAAAAGCCTGTCGTATTTACCTATGCTAACGGAAAGGCCATTTGGAATGATGTCAGCATCGGACATGATAACGGTAAGGAGGTCGAGATCACCGGGGGGCTAAAAGCCGGAGAAAAAGTGATCATCACCAACAATCTCCAATTGGTACACGAATCTGCCGTGAAAGAAGAAAGCCAATGA
- a CDS encoding efflux RND transporter permease subunit, producing MTFLTPVRLLLIYLVFAMMGLLALPYMRIDLLPGQMGKSLTVNYQTANTSPELNESRYTSMLENGLSQLTQIRHMESVSTESGGEVVIRFDAAADLKEKRFQMAMLIRQLYPKLTVGISYPTIANTTTVSKMESEAIRVYMINGPGDRSKLQKQFSPLLHKFFLAIKDIRELEIIGAPKQEISVTYNRSKCAAFHVTSTEIRQALSEQYRLTFPCMIRDDHGQKLFITIGENSPTLQSLSDAMVVNESGQAIKLAALAEISQHETLITDYYRINGQNALNVNLYPKPGSNALALSKKLDLAANEINKQLPPGYSLKLVYDKTAFLHAELQTNYKRSALAIGILLAFILVAYQSIRSTIVILSSLVVNICIGILLICLFQVNINLYTVGGVTLAFGLIIDNAIVNLDYYQRHRNLKILPAMLGANLCIITGLSIVYMLPDQESKDYNDFCAMIILSLCASLLVAVGFTPAVSSLLQNHKLNFSSHKIRRRMWRLYTIYQKCLQTLAPGKYAISAIFFVCLGIGCYLFQTHIGERSGIRNPDQTKLYLTCNLADGHTALQMNELFQPMEDYLKQQKGIDKFITYIQSGQYGGIEIFIKKDHVHGTYTAQLYDALVSRTNAIEGVKWQLWGLGKFHSTSNHQQAASYSVLLRGYHYQQLEDQAHRLRHHLQQNSRVVQVNVNAQYSMRDREMTSSSFSTNPANSRLVYNALHDYQAEIQPLLLVQNNGEYSPVYVRSGGWQERSQFEFLHDPATQDSMPFSLNQFGQLAREKVSNKIYKKDRQYLRVVSYNYQGDDQFGSQHQALAIRQFNVVMPAGFSASKYAFNFKEENKALPVWPLWLLVALNFVITCMVFENLKQPLLLISLIPLSFTGLLYVFALTDHFVDQGAYAAFLMLGCLAVNAGIFLINDYNHSSKRYFTDPYQRLARAFFARSRPIVLTIISCCCALLPFLFDGEDVIFWYSFSVGTLSGLLFSFLTLFIYLPLMLAPRYSKS from the coding sequence ATGACGTTTCTTACCCCTGTCAGACTGCTGCTGATTTACCTTGTATTTGCCATGATGGGCTTATTGGCATTGCCCTATATGCGGATCGATTTATTGCCCGGACAAATGGGCAAAAGTCTTACAGTGAACTATCAAACGGCAAATACATCTCCTGAATTGAATGAAAGCCGTTACACGAGCATGTTGGAGAATGGCCTTTCACAGTTAACGCAGATCAGGCACATGGAATCTGTTTCTACCGAAAGTGGCGGTGAGGTGGTGATTAGGTTTGACGCGGCGGCAGATTTGAAAGAGAAGCGTTTTCAAATGGCAATGCTGATCCGTCAGCTGTATCCTAAGCTGACAGTAGGAATCAGCTATCCAACAATTGCAAACACCACGACCGTAAGCAAAATGGAAAGTGAAGCCATTAGGGTATACATGATCAATGGTCCGGGAGATAGAAGCAAACTCCAAAAGCAGTTCAGCCCATTACTCCATAAATTTTTTCTTGCGATCAAGGACATTAGGGAACTTGAAATTATTGGTGCTCCAAAGCAGGAAATTTCAGTGACTTACAACAGGTCAAAATGTGCTGCATTCCACGTAACCAGCACGGAAATCAGACAAGCGCTGTCTGAGCAGTATCGATTGACGTTTCCCTGCATGATACGCGATGATCATGGACAGAAGCTTTTCATTACTATTGGCGAAAATAGCCCTACGCTACAAAGCCTTTCGGACGCTATGGTTGTAAATGAAAGCGGACAGGCGATAAAACTCGCTGCACTGGCAGAAATTTCACAGCACGAAACACTGATCACCGATTACTACCGGATCAATGGTCAAAATGCGCTAAACGTAAACCTTTACCCAAAGCCCGGATCGAATGCCCTGGCACTGAGTAAAAAGCTGGACTTAGCAGCGAATGAAATCAACAAGCAGCTGCCTCCAGGTTACAGCCTTAAACTGGTTTATGACAAAACGGCCTTCCTGCACGCAGAACTTCAAACCAACTACAAACGAAGTGCATTAGCCATTGGCATTCTTCTCGCATTCATCCTGGTAGCCTACCAAAGTATAAGATCGACCATCGTAATACTCAGCAGCCTGGTTGTAAATATCTGCATCGGGATATTGTTGATCTGTTTATTCCAGGTCAATATCAATCTTTATACCGTAGGCGGTGTCACGCTTGCGTTTGGCCTGATCATCGACAATGCAATTGTGAATCTGGATTATTACCAGCGCCACCGCAACCTCAAAATTCTTCCGGCCATGCTGGGCGCAAACCTTTGTATCATCACCGGGCTATCCATAGTTTACATGCTTCCAGATCAGGAAAGTAAAGATTACAATGACTTTTGCGCCATGATCATACTTTCGCTTTGTGCTTCGCTACTGGTGGCAGTAGGATTTACTCCAGCTGTCTCGTCATTGCTTCAGAACCATAAGCTCAATTTTAGTAGTCATAAGATACGTAGACGAATGTGGCGTTTGTACACCATTTACCAAAAATGCCTACAGACCCTCGCACCAGGGAAATATGCGATATCCGCAATATTCTTTGTATGTCTTGGAATTGGCTGCTATTTATTTCAAACTCATATCGGCGAAAGGTCCGGAATACGCAATCCGGATCAAACCAAATTATATCTGACCTGCAACCTGGCTGATGGTCATACAGCCCTTCAGATGAACGAACTCTTTCAGCCTATGGAAGATTATCTGAAACAACAAAAGGGGATTGATAAGTTCATCACCTATATCCAAAGCGGGCAATATGGCGGGATAGAAATATTCATCAAAAAGGATCATGTACACGGTACGTACACCGCCCAGCTTTATGATGCACTGGTATCCAGGACAAACGCGATTGAGGGCGTAAAATGGCAGCTGTGGGGATTGGGTAAGTTTCATAGTACCAGCAATCACCAGCAAGCCGCCAGCTACAGTGTATTGCTCAGAGGATATCACTATCAGCAGCTGGAAGATCAGGCCCATCGGCTCCGGCATCATCTGCAACAAAATAGCCGTGTGGTCCAGGTGAATGTGAATGCGCAGTACAGTATGCGCGACCGGGAAATGACGAGCAGTTCATTTTCTACCAATCCGGCCAATAGCCGACTGGTATACAATGCACTGCATGACTACCAGGCAGAAATCCAGCCTTTATTATTGGTACAGAACAATGGTGAATATAGTCCGGTATATGTCAGATCAGGCGGCTGGCAGGAACGCAGCCAGTTCGAGTTCCTTCATGACCCAGCTACACAGGATAGTATGCCCTTCAGCCTCAATCAGTTTGGACAGTTGGCCCGCGAAAAAGTCAGCAACAAAATATATAAGAAAGACAGGCAATACCTGCGCGTAGTCAGCTATAACTACCAGGGCGATGATCAATTTGGTAGCCAGCACCAGGCGCTTGCCATCCGTCAGTTCAATGTTGTAATGCCTGCTGGCTTCAGTGCTTCAAAGTATGCTTTCAATTTCAAGGAAGAAAATAAGGCGCTACCAGTATGGCCGCTTTGGTTACTGGTCGCGCTGAATTTCGTGATTACCTGTATGGTTTTTGAAAACCTGAAGCAACCACTGCTGCTGATCAGTCTCATACCACTATCTTTTACCGGGCTGTTATATGTGTTTGCGCTTACAGATCACTTTGTTGATCAGGGAGCATACGCAGCTTTTCTGATGCTTGGGTGCCTTGCTGTAAATGCAGGCATTTTTCTGATCAATGATTACAATCATAGTTCTAAGCGTTATTTCACTGACCCATACCAACGTCTCGCCAGGGCTTTCTTTGCAAGAAGCAGACCCATCGTGCTTACGATCATCAGCTGTTGTTGCGCGCTGTTGCCCTTCCTGTTTGACGGCGAGGACGTGATCTTTTGGTATTCCTTTTCTGTCGGTACACTTTCAGGCTTGCTTTTCAGCTTCCTCACGCTTTTCATTTACCTGCCACTGATGCTGGCACCAAGGTATTCAAAATCATAA
- a CDS encoding glycoside hydrolase family 18 protein — protein MRLIILAAGLFGLGLTVYFVKDRFKTNRTILGQQNAIWSESIYFRGHQPTTKVPLGDQYIQDYAGVLKANNIKYAYFYAGPIGKDGHLPAYVFSDTARASIRKFRQLYPELIILPWCGGIQHKTIYLEDSTWRITAIGDLKRMIDTLGVTGVHLDFEYFMPQYQHLDSAVAPGNAGEMAAYPGYVNQFHRQLRDSLPQAFISSVVTSTCPASIHWKRKTSLDELRGLLPYVDQISFLFYDMNIHDSIAFRQCAIQQVKDLQELKKTHPVQMLIAIATFQNTPEYREFHDMKVENIINTLSTLRDVEAMIKPDRGIIDGISIYCGWETNINEWEDIANNWTQYHE, from the coding sequence ATGCGCTTAATTATTTTAGCAGCCGGTCTATTTGGTCTTGGATTGACCGTATACTTTGTAAAGGACCGCTTTAAGACCAACCGCACGATCCTCGGACAGCAAAACGCGATCTGGTCTGAAAGTATTTATTTCAGGGGCCATCAACCCACGACCAAAGTACCTTTAGGTGACCAGTACATCCAGGACTATGCTGGTGTACTCAAAGCGAACAATATCAAGTATGCTTACTTCTACGCAGGGCCTATAGGTAAGGACGGCCATCTTCCAGCATACGTTTTCTCGGACACAGCCAGAGCTTCTATCAGAAAATTCAGACAACTTTACCCGGAGCTGATCATACTTCCCTGGTGCGGTGGGATACAGCACAAAACGATTTATCTTGAAGACAGCACCTGGAGAATTACCGCCATTGGTGACCTCAAAAGGATGATCGATACTCTTGGTGTAACCGGCGTTCACTTAGACTTTGAGTATTTTATGCCGCAATATCAGCACTTAGATTCGGCTGTAGCACCGGGTAATGCCGGAGAAATGGCAGCTTACCCAGGCTACGTTAATCAATTTCACCGGCAATTGAGAGATAGTCTCCCCCAAGCCTTTATCAGTTCTGTCGTTACGTCAACCTGCCCGGCATCAATACACTGGAAGCGCAAAACCAGTTTGGATGAGTTGCGGGGCTTACTGCCGTATGTAGATCAGATTAGTTTTCTGTTTTACGATATGAATATACACGATAGCATTGCTTTCCGGCAATGTGCCATTCAGCAGGTGAAAGATCTCCAGGAACTGAAGAAAACCCATCCGGTGCAGATGTTAATTGCGATAGCTACCTTTCAGAATACGCCGGAATACCGTGAGTTTCACGACATGAAGGTAGAGAACATTATCAATACACTCAGTACCCTCAGAGATGTAGAAGCGATGATCAAACCAGACAGAGGAATAATAGATGGTATTTCGATCTACTGCGGCTGGGAAACAAATATCAACGAGTGGGAAGATATTGCAAACAACTGGACACAGTATCATGAATAG